In a single window of the Streptomyces sp. NBC_00285 genome:
- a CDS encoding TetR family transcriptional regulator produces the protein MQYVRVMPQPARSSRTPATPDAPENAAGTRAAAQRLKMRRELAAAAMELFSTKGYEATTVDEIAAAAGVARRTFFRHFRSKEEAIFPDHDDTLIRAEAVLNAAPAHEHPLDTVCRGIKEVMKMYAGRPEISVARYKLTREVPTLREAEIASVARYERLFTRYLLGHFDEHAHDDDANDDPLLAEVAASAVVTAHNHVLRRWLRAGGQGDVETQLDHAFAIVRKTFGTGIGAGRDASPRPAPASVASQGEVLVTVARTDAPLDEVMRAIEQALKER, from the coding sequence ATGCAGTACGTTCGGGTCATGCCCCAGCCCGCCAGGTCCTCCCGTACACCAGCCACGCCCGACGCGCCGGAAAACGCGGCAGGCACTCGCGCGGCCGCGCAGCGGCTCAAGATGCGCCGAGAACTGGCGGCCGCCGCGATGGAGCTGTTCTCCACCAAGGGGTACGAGGCGACCACCGTCGACGAGATCGCGGCCGCGGCCGGGGTCGCCCGTCGCACCTTCTTCCGCCACTTCCGCTCCAAGGAAGAGGCGATCTTCCCCGATCACGACGACACCCTGATCCGGGCCGAGGCAGTGCTCAACGCGGCCCCCGCGCACGAGCATCCGCTCGACACGGTGTGCCGCGGCATCAAGGAAGTCATGAAGATGTACGCGGGCCGGCCGGAGATCTCCGTCGCCCGCTACAAGCTGACGCGCGAGGTGCCGACGCTGCGGGAGGCCGAGATCGCGTCGGTGGCCCGCTACGAGCGGCTCTTCACGCGGTATCTGCTGGGGCACTTCGACGAGCACGCGCACGACGACGACGCGAACGACGACCCCCTGCTGGCGGAGGTCGCCGCATCGGCCGTGGTCACCGCCCACAACCATGTGCTGCGGCGGTGGCTCCGGGCCGGGGGGCAGGGCGACGTGGAGACGCAGTTGGACCACGCCTTCGCGATCGTGCGCAAGACCTTCGGGACGGGGATCGGGGCGGGCCGGGACGCCTCGCCGCGTCCGGCGCCGGCCTCGGTGGCCTCTCAGGGGGAGGTCCTGGTGACCGTCGCCCGGACGGACGCGCCGCTCGACGAAGTGATGCGGGCCATCGAGCAGGCACTCAAGGAGCGGTGA
- a CDS encoding MaoC family dehydratase — MQFGRTYEEFEVGAVYKHWPGKTVTEYDDHLFCLLTMNHHPLHMDVNYAEKTTDFGKNVVVGNYIYSLLLGMSVPDVSGKAIANLEIESLKHVAPTFHGDTLYGETTVLDKWPSKSKNDRGIVYVETKGYKQDGTLVCVFRRKVLVPTETYIKERGGEQPGRPQLKEQEK, encoded by the coding sequence ATGCAGTTCGGACGCACCTACGAGGAGTTCGAGGTCGGGGCTGTCTACAAGCACTGGCCCGGGAAGACAGTCACGGAGTACGACGACCACCTCTTCTGTCTCCTCACCATGAACCACCACCCGCTCCACATGGACGTCAACTACGCCGAGAAGACGACGGACTTCGGCAAGAACGTCGTGGTCGGGAACTACATCTACTCCCTGCTGCTCGGCATGTCCGTGCCGGACGTCTCCGGCAAGGCGATCGCCAACCTGGAGATCGAGTCGCTCAAGCACGTGGCGCCGACCTTCCACGGCGACACGCTCTACGGCGAGACGACCGTGCTCGACAAGTGGCCGTCCAAGTCGAAGAACGACCGCGGGATCGTGTACGTGGAGACCAAGGGCTACAAGCAGGACGGCACGCTGGTCTGCGTGTTCCGCCGCAAGGTGCTGGTGCCGACCGAGACGTACATCAAGGAGCGCGGCGGCGAGCAGCCCGGCCGGCCCCAGCTCAAGGAGCAGGAGAAGTAG
- a CDS encoding adenylosuccinate lyase, whose protein sequence is MDEELRSLTERLRQESGASAAYERLEATEDPDELAQVLTEPGQPLWARELAAFRLGLAGDRRAFESLVLLLNHREPPRCATAAYALARLGDPRTARAAATLATNELRVAYALHPVRLLAELHAPESVPALITTLERRLSPHDPYRRVALACVEGLGALADDRARPVLNEALAHPSLAEEAVRALARIPRQR, encoded by the coding sequence ATGGACGAAGAGTTGCGATCGCTCACGGAGCGCTTACGGCAGGAGTCGGGAGCATCGGCCGCCTACGAGCGTCTTGAGGCGACCGAGGACCCCGATGAGCTGGCCCAAGTGCTCACCGAGCCCGGACAGCCGCTGTGGGCCAGGGAGTTGGCCGCGTTCCGGCTCGGGCTCGCGGGGGACCGCCGGGCCTTCGAGTCACTCGTCCTGCTGCTCAACCACCGCGAGCCGCCGCGCTGTGCCACCGCCGCCTACGCCCTCGCCCGTCTGGGAGACCCGCGCACGGCCCGCGCGGCGGCCACCCTGGCCACCAACGAACTCCGTGTCGCCTACGCCCTGCACCCGGTCCGGCTGCTGGCCGAACTGCACGCCCCCGAGTCGGTGCCCGCCCTGATCACCACGCTGGAGCGCCGGCTCAGCCCGCACGATCCGTACCGCCGCGTGGCACTCGCCTGTGTGGAGGGACTCGGCGCCCTGGCGGACGACCGGGCCCGGCCCGTGCTGAACGAGGCCCTCGCCCATCCCTCGCTCGCGGAGGAGGCGGTGCGGGCGCTGGCGCGGATCCCACGGCAGCGGTAA
- a CDS encoding 3-hydroxyacyl-CoA dehydrogenase family protein: protein MATPLSDPSSSPLQTIAVVGLGTMGTGIAEVLAKAGRQVVGIDVGEAQTAKAVEALETATARAVERGRLTEQERADVVARFRTSTDLRAAADADLVIEVVPESYEIKHRIFRELDGIVRPETILATGTNALSVTRLAADSARPERVLGLHFFNPAPAMKLVEVVSSVLTAPTAVTAVTNLALDLGKEPVAVGDRPGFVADGLLFGYLNQAAAMYEAKYASREDIDAAMRLGCGLPMGPLALLDLIGVDTARTVLEAMYSESHDRLHAPAPILKQLSEAGLTGRKSGRGFYTYDAPGSATAVRDALTPLESSAQTPGREVRSVGVAGSGTMASGIAEVFAKAGYEVVLAARSEEKAQTAKARIGKSLSRSVDKGRMTAEAAAQTLDRITAAGSYESFADVDLAVEAVAEDLEIKQQLFQALDKVCKPGAVLATTTSSLPVVACARATSRPQDVIGMHFFNPAPAMKLVEVVRTVLTADDVHSTVREVCVRIRKHAVDCGDRAGFIVNALLFPYLNNAIKMVQEHYATLDDIDAAMKLGGGYPMGPFELLDVVGLDVSLAIEKVLHREFRDPGLAPAPLLEHLVAAGCLGRKTGRGFREYARR, encoded by the coding sequence ATGGCCACTCCCCTGTCCGACCCCTCTTCGTCCCCGCTCCAGACGATCGCCGTCGTCGGCCTCGGCACCATGGGCACCGGCATCGCCGAGGTCCTCGCCAAGGCCGGCCGCCAGGTCGTCGGCATCGACGTCGGCGAGGCGCAGACCGCCAAGGCCGTCGAGGCCCTGGAGACCGCGACCGCCCGTGCCGTGGAGCGCGGCCGGCTCACCGAGCAGGAGCGCGCGGACGTCGTGGCCCGCTTCCGCACCTCCACCGACCTGCGGGCCGCGGCCGACGCCGACCTCGTCATCGAGGTGGTTCCGGAGTCGTACGAGATAAAGCACCGGATCTTCCGTGAGCTCGACGGGATCGTGCGCCCGGAGACGATCCTCGCGACCGGCACCAACGCCCTGTCCGTGACCCGGCTGGCCGCCGACTCGGCCCGCCCGGAGCGCGTGCTCGGTCTGCACTTCTTCAACCCGGCGCCCGCGATGAAGCTGGTCGAGGTGGTCTCCTCGGTGCTCACCGCGCCGACGGCCGTCACCGCGGTCACCAACCTCGCCCTCGACCTCGGCAAGGAGCCCGTCGCGGTCGGCGACCGGCCCGGTTTCGTCGCCGACGGGCTGCTGTTCGGCTACCTCAACCAGGCGGCCGCGATGTACGAGGCGAAGTACGCCTCCCGCGAGGACATCGACGCTGCGATGCGGCTCGGCTGCGGCCTGCCCATGGGCCCCCTCGCCCTGCTCGACCTGATCGGCGTCGACACCGCCCGCACCGTCCTCGAAGCCATGTACTCCGAGTCCCACGACCGGTTGCACGCCCCCGCCCCGATCCTCAAGCAGCTCAGCGAGGCGGGCCTGACCGGCCGTAAGTCGGGACGCGGCTTCTACACCTACGACGCCCCGGGCAGCGCGACGGCGGTGCGGGACGCGCTGACGCCCCTGGAGAGCTCAGCGCAGACCCCGGGCCGCGAGGTCCGCTCCGTCGGGGTCGCGGGGTCCGGGACCATGGCGTCCGGCATCGCCGAGGTCTTCGCGAAGGCCGGGTACGAGGTCGTCCTCGCCGCCCGCAGCGAGGAGAAGGCGCAGACGGCGAAGGCCCGTATCGGCAAGTCCCTTTCGCGCTCTGTCGACAAGGGCCGGATGACCGCCGAGGCGGCCGCGCAGACCCTGGACCGCATCACCGCGGCGGGCTCGTACGAGTCCTTCGCGGACGTCGACCTTGCGGTGGAGGCCGTCGCCGAGGACCTGGAGATCAAGCAGCAGCTCTTCCAGGCGCTGGACAAGGTCTGCAAGCCGGGCGCGGTCCTGGCGACCACGACCTCCTCGCTGCCCGTCGTCGCCTGCGCCCGCGCCACCTCGCGCCCGCAGGACGTGATCGGCATGCACTTCTTCAACCCGGCGCCGGCGATGAAGCTGGTCGAGGTCGTCCGTACGGTCCTGACGGCCGACGACGTCCACTCGACGGTCCGTGAGGTCTGTGTCCGGATCAGGAAGCACGCGGTCGACTGCGGGGACCGGGCGGGCTTCATCGTGAACGCCCTGCTGTTCCCGTACCTCAACAACGCGATCAAGATGGTCCAGGAGCACTACGCGACCCTCGACGACATCGACGCGGCGATGAAGCTGGGCGGCGGCTATCCGATGGGCCCCTTCGAGCTCCTGGACGTCGTCGGCCTCGACGTCTCGCTCGCGATCGAGAAGGTCCTGCACCGCGAGTTCCGCGACCCGGGCCTCGCACCGGCGCCGCTCCTGGAGCACCTGGTGGCCGCGGGCTGCCTCGGCCGCAAGACCGGCCGTGGCTTCCGCGAATATGCCCGGCGCTGA
- the ccrA gene encoding crotonyl-CoA carboxylase/reductase, producing MKDILDAIQSPDSTPADFAALPLPESYRAITVHKDETEMFEGLETRDKDPRKSIHLDEVALPELGPGEALVAVMASSVNYNSVWTSIFEPMSTFGFLERYGKLSELTKRHDLPYHIIGSDLAGVVLRTGPGVNAWRPGDEVVAHCLSVELESSDGHNDTMLDPEQRIWGFETNFGGLAEVALVKSNQLMPKPDHLSWEEAAAPGLVNSTAYRQLVSRNGAGMKQGDNVLIWGASGGLGSYATQFALAGGANPICVVSSPQKADICRTMGADAIIDRNAEGYQFWKNEHEQDPREWKRFGKRIRELTGGEDVDIVFEHPGRETFGASVYVTRKGGTIVTCASTSGFNHEYDNRYLWMSLKRIIGSHFANYREAWEANRLVAKGKIHPTLSKVYSLEETGQAAYDVHRNLHQGKVGVLCLAPEEGLGVRDEEMRAKHIDGINRFRNI from the coding sequence GTGAAGGACATCCTGGACGCGATCCAGTCGCCGGACTCGACTCCGGCCGACTTCGCCGCGCTGCCGCTCCCCGAGTCGTACCGCGCGATCACCGTGCACAAGGACGAGACGGAGATGTTCGAGGGCCTGGAGACCCGCGACAAGGACCCGCGCAAGTCGATCCACCTCGACGAGGTCGCCCTGCCCGAGCTGGGCCCGGGCGAGGCCCTGGTCGCCGTCATGGCGTCGAGCGTCAACTACAACTCCGTGTGGACCTCGATCTTCGAACCCATGTCGACCTTCGGGTTCCTGGAGCGCTACGGCAAGCTCTCCGAGCTGACCAAGCGCCACGACCTGCCGTACCACATCATCGGCTCCGACCTCGCGGGCGTCGTGCTGCGCACCGGCCCGGGCGTCAACGCCTGGAGGCCCGGTGACGAGGTCGTCGCGCACTGTCTGAGCGTGGAGCTGGAGTCCTCGGACGGCCACAACGACACGATGCTCGACCCCGAGCAGCGGATCTGGGGCTTCGAGACCAACTTCGGCGGCCTCGCCGAGGTCGCGCTCGTCAAGTCCAACCAGCTGATGCCGAAGCCGGATCACCTGAGCTGGGAGGAGGCCGCCGCCCCGGGCCTCGTGAACTCCACCGCGTACCGGCAGCTGGTCTCCCGCAACGGTGCCGGTATGAAGCAGGGCGACAACGTCCTGATCTGGGGCGCGAGCGGCGGGCTGGGCTCGTACGCCACCCAGTTCGCGCTGGCCGGCGGCGCCAACCCGATCTGCGTCGTGTCCTCGCCCCAGAAGGCGGACATCTGCCGCACGATGGGCGCCGACGCGATCATCGACCGCAACGCCGAGGGCTACCAGTTCTGGAAGAACGAGCACGAGCAGGACCCGCGGGAGTGGAAGCGCTTCGGCAAGCGCATCCGCGAGCTCACCGGCGGCGAGGACGTGGACATCGTCTTCGAGCACCCCGGCCGCGAGACCTTCGGCGCCTCGGTCTACGTCACGCGCAAGGGCGGCACGATCGTCACCTGCGCCTCCACCTCGGGCTTCAACCACGAGTACGACAACCGCTACCTGTGGATGTCCCTGAAGCGGATCATCGGCTCGCACTTCGCCAACTACCGCGAGGCCTGGGAGGCCAACCGGCTGGTCGCGAAGGGCAAGATCCACCCGACTCTGTCCAAGGTGTACTCCCTGGAGGAGACCGGACAGGCCGCCTACGACGTGCACCGCAACCTCCACCAGGGCAAGGTCGGCGTGCTGTGCCTGGCCCCCGAGGAGGGCCTGGGTGTGCGCGACGAGGAGATGCGCGCCAAGCACATCGACGGCATCAACCGCTTCCGCAACATCTGA
- a CDS encoding acyl-CoA dehydrogenase family protein gives MARLAQTAGLTDIQQEILSTVRDFVDKEIIPVATELEHRDEYPQQIVDGLRELGLFGLMIPEEYGGLGESLLTYALCVEEIARGWMSVSGIINTHFIVAYMLKQHGTQEQKDHFLPRMAAGDIRGAFSMSEPALGSDVSAIASKAVRDGEEYVLNGQKMWLTNGGTSSLVAVLVRSDEGHPEGTAPHKSMTTFLIEKEPGFGEVRPGLTIPGKIDKMGYKGVDTTEMIMDGLRLPADRVLGGATGRGFYQMMDGVEVGRVNVAARGCGVAQRAFELGVSYAQQRHTFGKPIAQHQAIQFKLAEMATKVEAAHAMMVNAARKKDSGERNDLEAGMAKYLASEYCKEVVEDAFRIHGGYGFSKEYEIERLYREAPMLLIGEGTAEIQKMIIGRRLLEEYRFQG, from the coding sequence ATGGCGCGACTCGCCCAGACCGCCGGTCTGACCGACATCCAGCAGGAAATCCTCTCCACGGTCCGCGACTTCGTGGACAAGGAGATCATCCCGGTCGCCACCGAGCTGGAGCACCGCGACGAGTACCCGCAGCAGATCGTCGACGGTCTCAGGGAGTTGGGCCTTTTCGGGCTGATGATCCCCGAGGAGTACGGCGGCCTGGGCGAGTCGCTCCTGACGTACGCGCTGTGCGTCGAGGAGATCGCCCGCGGCTGGATGTCCGTCTCCGGCATCATCAACACCCACTTCATCGTGGCGTACATGCTCAAGCAGCACGGCACGCAGGAGCAGAAGGACCACTTCCTGCCGCGCATGGCGGCCGGCGACATCCGGGGCGCGTTCTCGATGTCGGAGCCGGCGCTCGGATCAGACGTGTCCGCCATCGCCTCCAAGGCGGTCAGGGACGGCGAGGAATACGTCCTCAACGGCCAGAAGATGTGGCTGACGAACGGCGGAACGTCAAGTCTGGTGGCCGTTCTCGTCCGAAGTGATGAAGGACACCCTGAAGGCACCGCGCCCCACAAGTCGATGACGACCTTCCTGATCGAGAAGGAACCCGGTTTCGGAGAGGTCCGCCCCGGCCTCACCATCCCCGGGAAGATCGACAAGATGGGCTACAAGGGCGTCGACACAACCGAGATGATCATGGATGGCCTGCGACTTCCGGCCGATCGCGTGCTGGGCGGGGCCACCGGCCGAGGTTTTTACCAAATGATGGACGGGGTCGAGGTGGGCCGCGTCAATGTGGCGGCACGCGGTTGCGGCGTCGCTCAGCGTGCCTTCGAACTGGGCGTCTCGTACGCCCAGCAGCGCCACACCTTCGGCAAGCCGATCGCCCAGCACCAGGCGATTCAGTTCAAGCTGGCCGAGATGGCTACCAAGGTCGAGGCCGCGCATGCGATGATGGTCAATGCGGCACGCAAAAAGGACTCCGGGGAGCGAAACGACCTTGAGGCAGGGATGGCGAAGTACCTCGCCTCCGAGTACTGCAAAGAGGTCGTGGAGGACGCCTTCCGGATCCACGGCGGCTACGGCTTCTCCAAGGAGTACGAGATCGAGCGCCTCTACCGTGAGGCCCCGATGCTGCTGATCGGTGAAGGTACCGCCGAGATCCAGAAAATGATCATCGGTCGCAGGCTTCTCGAAGAGTATCGGTTCCAGGGCTAG
- a CDS encoding GNAT family N-acetyltransferase, translating into MDAPLLIREMALADCDRVSEIRIRGWQSAYRGLMPQPFLDGLSVPADAERRRARFGQGGGRIMDLVAERHGEILGWACHGPYRDGELRTEEAELYAIYVAPQRIGSGIGHALLQESVRRTSAAGHPRMLLWVLKDNTHARRFYERQGFAADGAEEPFEVDGVPVPEVRYTKALTP; encoded by the coding sequence ATGGACGCCCCTCTCCTCATCCGCGAGATGGCCCTCGCCGACTGCGACCGGGTCTCGGAGATCCGGATCCGGGGCTGGCAGAGCGCATACCGCGGCCTCATGCCGCAGCCGTTCCTCGACGGGCTCAGCGTGCCGGCGGACGCCGAGCGGCGCCGCGCCCGCTTCGGACAGGGCGGCGGACGCATCATGGATCTGGTCGCCGAACGGCACGGCGAGATCCTCGGCTGGGCCTGCCACGGCCCCTACCGCGACGGTGAACTGCGCACCGAAGAAGCCGAGTTGTACGCGATCTACGTAGCCCCGCAGCGGATCGGGAGCGGCATCGGACACGCCCTGCTCCAGGAGTCCGTGCGCCGCACCTCGGCCGCCGGTCACCCCCGCATGCTCCTGTGGGTCCTCAAGGACAACACACACGCCCGGCGCTTCTACGAACGTCAGGGCTTCGCGGCCGACGGCGCGGAGGAGCCCTTCGAGGTGGACGGCGTTCCGGTGCCGGAGGTGCGGTACACGAAGGCGCTGACTCCCTGA
- a CDS encoding HpcH/HpaI aldolase/citrate lyase family protein produces the protein MTVNRLRPRRSCLAVPGSNPRFLEKAQGLPADQVFLDLEDACAPLAKPEARHTIVKFLNEGDWTGKTRVVRVNDWTTEWTYRDVVTVVEGAGQNLDCIMLPKVQTAQQVVALDLLLTQIEKTMGFEVGKIGIEAQIENAQGLNNVNEIATASQRVETIIFGPADFMASINMKSLVVGEQPPGYPADAYHYILMKILMAARANNLQAIDGPYLQIRNVDGYREVAQRAAALGFDGKWVLHPGQVEASNEIFSPSQEDYDHAELILDAYEYFTSEAGGKKGSAMIGDEMIDEASRKMALVISGKGRAAGMQRTSKFEIPEA, from the coding sequence ATGACCGTCAACCGTCTGCGTCCCCGCCGCTCGTGTCTCGCGGTCCCGGGAAGCAACCCCCGCTTCCTTGAGAAGGCGCAGGGCCTCCCGGCGGACCAGGTCTTCCTCGACCTGGAGGACGCGTGCGCCCCGCTCGCCAAGCCCGAGGCGAGGCACACCATCGTCAAGTTCCTCAACGAGGGTGACTGGACGGGCAAGACGAGGGTCGTGCGCGTCAACGACTGGACGACCGAGTGGACGTACCGCGACGTCGTCACGGTCGTCGAGGGCGCGGGCCAGAACCTCGACTGCATCATGCTGCCGAAGGTGCAGACGGCCCAGCAGGTCGTCGCCCTGGACCTGCTGCTGACGCAGATCGAGAAGACGATGGGCTTCGAGGTCGGCAAGATCGGCATCGAGGCGCAGATCGAGAACGCCCAGGGCCTCAACAACGTCAACGAGATCGCGACGGCCTCCCAGCGCGTCGAGACGATCATCTTCGGCCCGGCCGACTTCATGGCGTCGATCAACATGAAGTCGCTGGTCGTGGGCGAGCAGCCGCCCGGCTACCCGGCGGACGCCTACCACTACATCCTGATGAAGATCCTTATGGCCGCCCGCGCCAACAACCTCCAGGCGATCGACGGCCCCTACCTGCAGATCCGCAACGTGGACGGCTACCGCGAGGTCGCCCAGCGCGCCGCGGCCCTCGGCTTCGACGGCAAGTGGGTGCTGCACCCGGGCCAGGTCGAGGCGTCCAACGAGATCTTCTCGCCCTCGCAGGAGGACTACGACCACGCCGAGCTGATCCTCGACGCGTACGAGTACTTCACGTCCGAGGCGGGCGGCAAGAAGGGCTCCGCGATGATCGGCGACGAGATGATCGACGAGGCCAGCCGCAAGATGGCGCTGGTCATCTCCGGCAAGGGACGGGCGGCCGGCATGCAGCGCACGTCGAAGTTCGAGATTCCGGAGGCCTGA
- a CDS encoding RidA family protein, with protein sequence MTELTRIPTPAGVAPAAQYSHVVLGRGRFVAVSGQVALDEGGGLVGEGDAAAQARQVFENLRRCLAAAGADFDDVVKLTFFVTDMAHMPAIRAARAEHIPDDRLPAASAVQVAGLVRPEFLMEIEAFAVVGG encoded by the coding sequence ATGACCGAGCTGACCAGGATTCCCACCCCCGCCGGGGTCGCCCCCGCGGCCCAGTACTCCCACGTGGTGCTGGGCCGCGGCCGTTTCGTCGCGGTCTCGGGCCAGGTTGCCCTCGACGAGGGCGGCGGGCTCGTCGGCGAGGGCGACGCCGCCGCCCAGGCCCGCCAGGTCTTCGAGAACCTCCGCCGCTGCCTGGCCGCCGCCGGGGCGGACTTCGACGACGTCGTCAAGCTCACCTTCTTCGTCACGGACATGGCCCACATGCCGGCGATCCGGGCGGCCCGCGCCGAGCACATACCCGACGACCGGTTGCCCGCGGCCTCCGCCGTCCAGGTCGCCGGGCTGGTGCGGCCGGAGTTCCTGATGGAGATCGAGGCGTTCGCGGTGGTCGGCGGGTAA
- a CDS encoding protein meaA yields MTERQPAEGKREKDRPWLMRTYAGHSTAEASNELYRRNLAKGQTGLSVAFDLPTQTGYDSDHILARGEVGRVGVPIAHLGDMRRLFQDIPLDQMNTSMTINATAMWLLALYQVVAEEQGVDITRLQGTTQNDIVKEYLSRGTHVFPPVPSLRLTTDMIAYTVSHIPKWNPINICSYHLQEAGATPVQEIAYAMSTAIAVLDAVRDSGQVPAEKFGDVVARISFFVNAGVRFVEEMCKMRAFGRIWDRITRERYGIENPKQRRFRYGVQVNSLGLTEAQPENNVQRIVLEMLAVTLSKDARARAVQLPAWNEALGLPRPWDQQWSLRIQQVLAHESDLLEYEDIFEGSHVIEAKVGKLVEESFAEIERIQEMGGAMAAVESGYLKSQLVSSHAERRARIESGQEKIIGVNIFETTEPNPLTADLDTAIQTVDPAVEAQVIAGLQHWRDTRYQPPFNHPRPCKALEKLKEAAKGTGNLMEATLECARAGVTTGEWSGALREVFGEFRAPTGVSSAPVAVRAEAGSAMADVRRKVEVTARDLGVGKLRFLVGKPGLDGHSNGAEQIAVRARDAGFEVVYQGIRLTPEQIVDAALAEDVHAVGLSILSGSHAQLVPDVLERLHVAGATDVPVIAGGIIPSGDAEQLRAAGVAAVFTPKDFDITGIIGRIVDEIRKANKLDPLEVPA; encoded by the coding sequence ATGACTGAGCGTCAGCCCGCCGAAGGCAAGCGGGAGAAGGACCGGCCGTGGCTCATGCGCACGTATGCCGGCCACTCCACGGCCGAGGCGTCCAACGAGTTGTACCGGCGTAACCTCGCCAAGGGCCAGACCGGTCTGTCGGTGGCGTTCGACCTGCCGACGCAGACCGGCTACGACTCCGACCACATCCTCGCCCGCGGCGAGGTGGGCCGGGTCGGCGTACCGATCGCGCACCTCGGTGACATGCGCCGGCTGTTCCAGGACATCCCCCTGGACCAGATGAACACCTCGATGACGATCAACGCCACCGCCATGTGGCTGCTGGCGCTCTACCAGGTCGTCGCCGAGGAGCAGGGCGTCGACATCACCCGGCTCCAGGGCACGACCCAGAACGACATCGTCAAGGAGTACCTGTCGCGGGGCACGCATGTGTTCCCGCCGGTGCCCTCCCTCCGGCTGACGACCGACATGATCGCGTACACGGTCTCCCACATCCCGAAGTGGAACCCGATCAACATCTGCAGCTACCACCTGCAGGAGGCGGGTGCCACGCCGGTCCAGGAGATCGCGTACGCGATGTCGACGGCGATCGCGGTCCTGGACGCCGTCCGGGACTCCGGGCAGGTGCCGGCCGAGAAGTTCGGGGACGTCGTCGCCCGCATCTCCTTCTTCGTGAACGCGGGCGTCCGCTTCGTCGAGGAGATGTGCAAGATGCGCGCGTTCGGGCGGATCTGGGACCGGATCACGCGCGAGCGCTACGGCATCGAGAACCCCAAGCAGCGCCGCTTCCGGTACGGCGTCCAGGTCAACTCCCTCGGACTGACCGAGGCGCAGCCGGAGAACAACGTCCAGCGGATCGTGCTGGAGATGCTGGCGGTGACGCTCTCGAAGGACGCACGCGCGCGTGCCGTGCAGCTGCCGGCCTGGAACGAGGCCCTCGGTCTCCCCCGGCCCTGGGACCAGCAGTGGTCGCTGCGCATCCAGCAGGTCCTCGCCCATGAGAGCGACCTGCTGGAGTACGAGGACATCTTCGAGGGCTCGCACGTCATCGAGGCGAAGGTGGGCAAACTCGTCGAGGAGTCCTTCGCGGAGATCGAGCGGATCCAGGAGATGGGCGGCGCGATGGCCGCTGTCGAGTCGGGCTACCTCAAGTCGCAGCTCGTCTCCTCGCACGCCGAGCGCCGGGCCCGGATCGAGTCCGGGCAGGAGAAGATCATCGGCGTCAACATCTTCGAGACGACCGAGCCGAACCCGCTGACGGCCGACCTGGACACCGCGATCCAGACGGTCGACCCGGCCGTCGAGGCCCAGGTGATCGCGGGACTCCAGCACTGGCGGGACACGCGGTACCAGCCGCCCTTCAACCACCCGCGCCCCTGCAAGGCGCTGGAGAAGCTGAAGGAGGCCGCCAAGGGCACCGGCAACCTCATGGAGGCCACCCTGGAGTGCGCCCGCGCGGGAGTCACGACCGGTGAGTGGTCCGGGGCGCTGCGGGAGGTGTTCGGCGAGTTCCGGGCGCCCACAGGTGTCTCCTCCGCGCCGGTCGCGGTCCGCGCCGAAGCGGGCTCGGCCATGGCCGACGTACGCCGAAAGGTCGAGGTGACCGCCAGGGACCTGGGCGTCGGAAAGCTGCGCTTCCTGGTCGGCAAGCCCGGCCTGGACGGGCACTCCAACGGGGCCGAGCAGATCGCCGTCCGCGCACGGGACGCCGGCTTCGAGGTGGTCTACCAGGGCATCCGGCTCACCCCTGAGCAGATCGTGGACGCGGCCCTCGCCGAGGACGTGCACGCGGTCGGTCTGTCCATCCTGTCCGGCTCGCACGCGCAGCTGGTGCCGGACGTCCTGGAGAGGCTGCATGTGGCAGGCGCCACAGATGTACCTGTCATCGCCGGTGGGATCATCCCCAGTGGAGACGCCGAGCAATTGCGGGCAGCCGGAGTGGCCGCTGTCTTCACCCCGAAGGACTTCGACATCACCGGCATCATCGGCCGCATCGTCGACGAGATCCGGAAAGCGAACAAGCTCGACCCCCTGGAGGTCCCCGCATGA